One Nymphaea colorata isolate Beijing-Zhang1983 chromosome 12, ASM883128v2, whole genome shotgun sequence genomic window, GGGAAACAACAGCACCGTTTTTATGTATGAACTCAATTGCAAGTTGTTGGTTTTTGATAACATTTATAGGAATCATATTTTAACCTTCAAAAATCTTGGAAGTGTCTCAGTAATCAGTATGTAGCCAGAGATACTTTGGCACAATGTAGGAAAGATGTTTAGCTTATTCTAAAAAGTCATTTTTATTCTTAACTTTTCTTTACTCCTAAGGGATGAAAGTTGCCTatgtctgagagagagagagagagggtgttcTATCCAACTGTTATCTGTCAGGACTTATTGGAACTAAGTAGATCAACTAGTCATGTCGATGAATGTTTGAAGGCCTTAATATTGATTTCCCAGTTGACTCTGTCTTCAATGGTATCCTTTTTCCTTCTGCTTTGATGGGTATTTGTCGTTTGTATCTGAAATTGTTTTCGTAACTAATAAGCAGTGATCGGTTCTGTACATAACCCTATTAAAATCTTTATGTTTCATTTCCTGACCATGTGCTGAATGGTGTTACTGTTGTTCCAGTCGGAAGTTGGAGCTAGTAACAGCGTAAAAGTAGCAGATGCCATCAGTGACAGGGATGCTAGCAATAAAAAAGTCTTGGAAGATGCTCTGAGAGGAAGTGCTGAGGGATTTGGTGCTGAAGCAGGCGTTATGTCTGGCAGCAGCTCTAGTAATACAGAATCAAGGTACGAGTTTCACCTTTTCTtcgtttccttttcttccttatttCGATTCTACAATCTTACATTTTCTTCCTTTGCCAGTAAACGATCTTCTTCAGAGAGGAAGCTTGTGgtaagaagaaagggaaaggaagtGACTAACCCATTATGGGCAGTGATGAAGGCTTTCCTCAGTGCCTTCATCAAGTTTTGGACGGAGTGATGCAGGTGTCCTCAAAACATTGGCACTAAAAGAGAAGCTTTTgctttttaattcttttgaaaatgaggGCAAATAGTGAGTGTTGTTTTCTACTCGTTGTGCTTGATATCTTCCATGTAGTTGATGCTCATGAGCTCTTCGTTAGAGGCAATACTATTCTTCTTGGTTGCTGATGGCTTTAAGTTTCAGGTTACAGGAAATGTGACCCGCTTATATTGCTGCACTTTCATAGGATTCCAGGGTTCATATTGCATCCTCCaaactctttcattttattttctttgtggGGCAGCCCAggccattttttaaaataccatTGTTATGCACAAGTGAATGACGGATGTTTATTGTTGAGAAGttgatcatcatcaacatcatcctGTGCCTTCTCAACATCATCATGGCTGCCATCTGGAAACAAGGATGAAGATTCAAGCCCAATAGGCAATCTTTATAAGTATAATTCATATCACTAACCAGCGTGTAGGTTGTTTCAGCTTTGAGGGTCTAGATGCCCATGTCAACTGGTGGCGATTAAGTTGGATATCCATTCTATTCTGATCCATTTGCTCAAATTTGACATTGTCATATTCAAAGATTAGGCTGGGAACTTCACTGAAAGAACCGGAAGTCTTCTTTCTAGTTGAAAAAATCGTTCAGAAACTCTGACCGTGTCAAATTATTTTGGGTTGTGCGGATGGAAAAGCTGCCAACTAAGTAATTGAAACAAATACGTATGGATTCTGGAAGAACTAAGTCCGTTTTGGAACTTCTGTCTGCCCATTTCACGATTGTGTTAAATGAATGCGATTACTTGACACTGCTCGAACGTTAAACCAAGTGGTCGTTCTCACATAAGActtaatgaaaattttccaggTTTCAATAAAAAATCCGGTTTCATCTTGTGTTGTAATTCATTTCACGATTTAATTGATGAAATTGTTAATTCATTTCACGATTTAATTGATGATTTTTATGCAATTAAATCTTTTGCCCAAAGGAAATATTATGTCTTTTCCTTTCTTATGACAAAGAGAATCGTTGCTCAACCAAAAAAGGTCTTCCAAAGAGAACAATTCAATTTTAGTTTTGGACgtgtaaataatgttttttttttgtatatatgttcATCAGATTCTCTAGGGATGTGGTAGACCACTCGATCTGGATCGGAGAGCAAACCCTTCGAAATCTGGATCCGAGGATCTCTTACATGGGAGGCCGCTTGAAGCTCGAAAGCTCGATTGTGCTTCACCGCCAACAACGGCCTCGTGGCGATGGCTCCTTTGAAACGCCTAGCTCTCATGGCGAGACTGCACGGATGCCCCGACTCTGCAAGACCGCTAGTCCTCCTTCGTCGTTGCATGTCGACGTCGGCGTGGGGAGAATATTGGGATGCATCGTCACCGTCTAAAGCGTCGGAGAAGAAGGCGCCTTCCGGAGGGAAGGAGCGCCTCGCCTCCGTCTTGGACGCCATCCACGAGAGGAAGCTTCCCCCCGAACTCCGCGGAAGGCCGAACGCCGTCAGGTACCTTCCTTCCTTCATCCTTCTTCTGTGATGCGTACCCATTTGGAGGCGTCTAAACATTTCGGGTGCATTCAGTGAATTCTCGTGATTTCTTGTTGGCATATCGTGAAATCGGTCGATTTTTTCACTGATGATGATATGATAAGTTATTGGCTATACCCTTGTTGGGGCTTCTGCAATTTTTGTCGTTTGTGGGTGCTGGAATGCTACTTCTGGAGAATTGGGCGTTGTTCTGCAATTGCTGCATCCTAAATGGCGAATGGATGCAGCCTCCGACTTACCTAGTTGTGATCTTATTTTATGGTCGGCGATTGCTTTCTTCCCCTAAATTTATCCGATCATCTGAGTAAGTGTGAAATTGTTGAAGCACAGATCCATGATTGATCTTCCTGTAGCAAAATCGTCGTGGATCGTGATCTTTGGGTGGCCTGATGAGATGCTTGAATTGGTATCTTTAAAGTTTAATGGTCATGAACTTTGGGTCTTTGGTGAGCATCGGGGGGCTTCAACTCCAGAACATAATCTCGGTGCAAAGTCTAGCAATATGATGTTCTGGAAGTTGTGTAGGATTGTGACTGTATCGGTGTCTCTCGACCATAATATAGAAGAGCTTACTATACAGACTAACGACACGGGAAGATGTTCTCGTGCTGTTTTTGGTTCATGGAATTCATTTTGCATCTAGCGGAGAGCTctagagtttttctttttccgtgACACCGACATGATGGAGGACGCCGTTTCCGTTCCCGTGGGATGGGAGGGCGGCAAAGTTGGGGAAAAGAGGGGGCGGATGTCCAATTGTCAAGTTTAGTGCTTATTTCATAGAGTATGCTATCATAGAGAATATGCTATCATTGTGACTGTTTGCAAGATATTGTTGAAAGTGGCAACACTACTTATGTTTATTGCTTTTCATTTGTATATAATTTCCTACATTGTGCTTACAAAATACTTGAGGCTTACGtactttttcacttttcaatttGCAGATCAGAAACTGATATTGTAAATGTTGTGGAACAAAGAATATGGCAGTCCATGGAAGAAGGACAATTTGAAAACTTGCCAGGAAAGGGAAAGCCTTTGAATTTGAACTCTAATCCTCATGCTGATCCGGCAGACGATACGTTGTTCAGAATTCTTTCCAGAAACGGATGTGCACCAGAATGGGTTGAACTCAACAAAGAAATAAGGACTAAAATTGCTGAATGGAGAACTGGCCTAAGGAAAGCTTGGAGGAGCAGATTAAGTGAAACTGCATCTGAGTGGCAACAAGAGGCCGAAGTTCTGAAAAAGCAGATGCGAACCATCAATGACATGGTAGTCGTTAACGCTTCCCAACATCTTGGAATTGCTTCTTATTAAATTGGTGTTTAACTTTGCATTACCGGCTCTTCAAAGATTCACTATGAGCTAACTCTGCATTTCTTTCCAGGTTTTCCGTTACAATCTAATTGTGCCATTTGGTCGCCAAATGTTTGGATTGAGTTGGGAGAAAGAATTGCTGCGTCTGGAGCAATGATTGCAATCTGGTCACCTTTCTGTCATTGAGCACCAAGGTTTTGAAGTTTGGAAGAGCAAATGAATGGACTGCAGGTCGGGTTTTAAAGGTCAGATGGTAGTCTTTTGCACTCTTGTGCAACTGTTGTTCATATAATTGAACACCCAGATGTCCAAGTTAATACAACAGGATAGCGTTAcataaagaaacagaaaatttgaGGGAGGAGAAAGGGAGATTATACAGTTGTTAGTCGGTATCCGTCCTCAGTTTAGGTGACTGGGCACCGTTGCTTCTTTGTGCATCGAGTCCAGGAGATGAAATCAGATGAGTAGTTGTTCGAGAGGCTGTCATGATATTATAGGCTTGTTCTGGTTACAGTTCAAGGAAGGTTGTACTTTGTAagttatgaaataatgaagattcccatgatattcttgaaagGCATTCCGGTTGTTATTTACATGACTCTCTGACCAGAGGGTTTTCAGGCCGAGAAAATCAAATCCGAGGATCTTTATATGAGATGCAATATTGGCTGATACTTGGGCGGGGTAGTATCAGTAGATATTTCACTCAATACAGCCGACACTGAATCCATAACAGCTAAAAAACACTCACTAAGTCTAAGCCAAAAGAGAGATTCATCGGAGAACAAACTTTTTAGATTCTTTGACCTGAAAGTTTTCAACCTCAAACTTATGGCTATGAAAACATTGTTCTTGTTGAGGACGTACAATGTGGTCACCTCAGGGAATGGAAGGGCAGCTTGATTAGTAACAAATCACTTGAACAAAGGAGGAAAAATAGAATGTGCAAATCCAACAAACAAATCCATATACAACAGAACAAGGTACTTTAGACACCGCCAATCACAAGGAAGTCTTAGCAGCAAGATGGAGAAGAGATCGCCGGTGATAGATCAGTCGCTGCTTCTTGTACTTGCTTAAGAACGTCTGCAAGTCAATGTCTCCAGAGAGAAACTGCTCGTGGAGCTTCTCCGATCCTTCGTCTGCGCTCGCCATTGCATCTGCAAAACAATAACCACCGTTAGCTCTCTCCTTCTCAAAGACGTACAAGACGCCTTGCCAGCAAATTCCCAGGGAGACTCGCCTTGCAGCTTCCGGATAAGTGTGTCTGGTGCATAGAGCCTCCGGgtttcttccttctccttctcaaGATCATTCAGCTTCTCTTGTGCAGCTGCTAATTCTGTGGTTCTAATTATTTGACACTGTTATAAAAAAGAACGGAAGTTATATAGTGATATAGTCAGATGTTGAATGGTGAACCAAAGCATCGGTTGTCGATGACATACCTGGTTCCTTAGTTCCAATATGCGAGGCTCCTTCTCCAGGTTTTCCCCTAATCAATAATGGTACTGTCAACATAACACACacagatgcatatatatatatatatatatatatatatatatatatatatatatatatatatagagagagagagagagagagagagagtacttgCTAGCTGAATAGTTTCTTTCCGGAGCTCATCTCGCAACTACAAGTGAATCAAACCAATATAGTCAGCATTTTACTCCAAAGAaagcaaagccaaaaaaattaaCCAAATGTCTGCTTACGCCACAATATCATGCTCAACTGACCAGTCGAGATTGAGTATCAGAATTGGAAATCAACAGAACAGAGACTAATAGATCAATAATAGGACAAAAAGACGCAATAGAAAACGTTGTCGGAGACAAACAAAGCAATGTCGAAATACAAATGCAACaggaaaatattaaaactaGTACGCAAATACAGAAGTCGCAAAAAATGGTTCCCCTACAAGAATAAGCACAATTCAGCAAAtgagttttaagttttaacttaAAACTGAACCATAACTTTTATGCTCACATGCACACATTCTAGCTGCATTTTACATCCACAAGTTTTTCCGTTTTTTCAATATTAACCACATTAATGTGATATGCATGTCTCCCAACttaaaaattcattcaacaTGTATGTTTTCATTGATGCACGAATCAGACTTTATAAATCGAAAAACTCAGACGATTGAAACTAGGTCCATCTAGAATCTAAGTTTGTGACAAGAATAATTTTAAGTTTCTTGGACATGAAATCACATCCAGACTGTTAGCTTCATGCTAACTGACTCATCAACATGAATTCAGATAGGAGTGTATTTTATTGCACTTTTCTACAGAATAttctgctctctttctctctctttatgtatacatatatatgctcTTTCCCACACTCTATAAAATAAGTTGTTCTCCGCACACTGTCCTTTGATCACAACACTAGAAATACGTCATGTCCATTATAATTCACGAATGCTAATTATCCTCTCAGTAATCATTCAAGGCAGGCACACATTTCACATGTTTCAGAAACAGGATCAGTTAactgcaagttttttttttcttttttcctgatgACAAACACGAAATAACAGACGCCTTACATTATTTTGAATCTTCACTTGCTCAATAGAATTTAGAACTGCATTGTATGCCTCCTTATCGCTCAAAATCTTTCGCAGTTCATCAATGCTGCATGGACAGACAACAATGGAATTAGGCGCCCAAACTCATGAACAATTGGCAATGAAAGTTGTACTTTAGACTAAGTGACACGGATAAGGTAAAATTGCTGCCATACCCATGCTGAAATGCCAACATGCGAACAGGGGTATGGCGACACACTTGAACATGACTTAAGAAAGTATtatattttacaattttcatattagtttttaaagttttgcatattattttctcatattaattatttaaaatgtaCTTTTCACCTGTTTTGCATTATTCTCACCTGTTTTGTAttagttttatatattttttgtggaaGTCTGCACCcacgtatatacatgtatatatactttgCCGTATCCCcatgtttataaattttgaaattgctgTGTCCGTATCCTCTCTCCCATACCTGTACCAGTATCCATATATGAACAACATTTTTCCTTCAATACAAacacacttttaaaatgttaattCTTAATTGTGGCACAAATTCAGAAGGTTAGCTGATCATTGACCCTGTGTATGTGTGTACACGAGGACAGAGAGAGGGCATGAACCAACGTCGTATGCTAATCTTGCAAAATAGAGTCATAAAATATACTATCATGTTTGGACAGCCACCAGCGCAGGCATTGTTTGATGACTGTCATTGAGGTCTAAGCAATATCTTTCTTGTCCATTCAGCATTATCAGAATACCCATGAAAGGCCAAGTTTAATTCTACGAAATGGTGTTAAACATTGAATAGTTTATATAGAGTATGGGTTTTATCAGATTTGCTTGCTGTTGTTCAAAATGTTTAACAAGCATCAAGTGTTTCTGCAGTT contains:
- the LOC116265896 gene encoding uncharacterized protein LOC116265896: MAPLKRLALMARLHGCPDSARPLVLLRRCMSTSAWGEYWDASSPSKASEKKAPSGGKERLASVLDAIHERKLPPELRGRPNAVRSETDIVNVVEQRIWQSMEEGQFENLPGKGKPLNLNSNPHADPADDTLFRILSRNGCAPEWVELNKEIRTKIAEWRTGLRKAWRSRLSETASEWQQEAEVLKKQMRTINDMVFRYNLIVPFGRQMFGLSWEKELLRLEQ
- the LOC116265895 gene encoding vacuolar protein-sorting-associated protein 37 homolog 1, which encodes MFRGLWGTQDQQDVQTPHWYQPAAGYPPSPSIPSTPNSTSSMSTVQQRAPDHSPLPSYGQVSPAEAAGIIGLLKDKSIDELRKILSDKEAYNAVLNSIEQVKIQNNLRDELRKETIQLARENLEKEPRILELRNQCQIIRTTELAAAQEKLNDLEKEKEETRRLYAPDTLIRKLQDAMASADEGSEKLHEQFLSGDIDLQTFLSKYKKQRLIYHRRSLLHLAAKTSL